One genomic region from Hydrogenimonas thermophila encodes:
- a CDS encoding phosphoadenylyl-sulfate reductase yields the protein MDLKQINSTLQHKSPEEILAYVLEQFNGNVALASSFGAEDQVLTDMLCRIDPNIKIFTLDTGRLPAETYALMDKTREKYGVDIQIFFPDTEDIEKLYAKQGVNGFYSSVENRKECCYVRKVKPLKRALKGLSAWITGLRKEQSVTRDDVQIVEYDATHGLYKINPLAEWSETDVWSYIRFHNVPYNKLHDEGYPSIGCAPCTRAVQPGEDSRAGRWWWESPEKKECGLHLHDKGVKEHA from the coding sequence ATGGATTTAAAACAGATTAACAGCACATTGCAACATAAGTCTCCTGAAGAGATTCTTGCTTATGTATTGGAACAATTTAATGGAAATGTTGCTTTGGCTTCCAGCTTTGGAGCAGAGGACCAAGTGCTAACAGATATGCTTTGCCGTATTGATCCTAATATAAAGATTTTTACACTTGATACAGGAAGACTACCTGCAGAAACGTATGCCTTAATGGACAAGACAAGAGAAAAATATGGTGTTGATATTCAAATCTTTTTTCCTGATACTGAAGATATTGAAAAACTATATGCCAAGCAGGGTGTGAATGGGTTTTATAGCTCAGTTGAAAATAGAAAAGAGTGTTGCTATGTCCGTAAAGTCAAACCACTTAAAAGGGCATTAAAAGGGTTAAGTGCGTGGATTACCGGGTTAAGAAAAGAGCAGTCAGTTACAAGGGATGATGTACAGATTGTCGAATATGATGCAACACATGGTCTTTATAAAATCAATCCATTGGCTGAGTGGAGTGAAACCGATGTATGGAGCTATATTCGTTTTCATAATGTGCCATACAACAAGTTGCATGATGAAGGATACCCAAGTATCGGTTGTGCACCCTGTACAAGAGCTGTACAGCCAGGAGAAGATAGCCGTGCCGGACGGTGGTGGTGGGAATCACCTGAGAAAAAGGAGTGTGGACTTCATTTACATGACAAAGGGGTAAAAGAGCATGCTTGA
- the cysN gene encoding sulfate adenylyltransferase subunit CysN encodes MQIERYLKEYAEKDFLRFITCGSVDDGKSTLIGRLLYDTKTVFEDQILAVEHESRKYGTTGEAFDLALLVDGLQSEREQGITIDVAYRFFSTEHKKYIIADTPGHEQYTRNMVTGASTADLAIILIDARKGVLTQTRRHSYIVNLLGIKHIVVAVNKMDLVDYSSERFEEIVQSYSNEVANKLDLEEVHFVPISALVGDNIVHRSEHMPWYSGKSLIELLDSIEIGKSEADTELRFLVQYVNRPNLNFRGFSGTIASGTIHEGDEIMVLPSKKRTKVKSIVAPFTDNGKKEQTLHTVTEASVPMAVTITTEDEIDISRSDVIVHSKNCASVTDKADAIIVWMDDNELVLKETYGFKGGAYQSVLAEVEKIHYAIDVNTFEHKPLQSLGLNDIAHCRISLSQPIVCDAYKDIKRTGSFILIDKITNRTVGAGMIVSTEVAEDEKVIQGDISDFEKELNALVRKYFPHWGVPDITQLRSVQNG; translated from the coding sequence ATGCAGATAGAGAGATATTTAAAAGAGTATGCAGAAAAAGATTTTTTGCGTTTTATTACATGTGGCAGTGTTGATGATGGAAAGAGTACCTTGATAGGTCGACTTCTTTATGATACTAAAACTGTATTTGAAGATCAAATTTTAGCAGTTGAGCATGAGAGTCGAAAATATGGCACAACAGGAGAAGCATTCGACCTTGCTCTTTTGGTAGATGGACTGCAAAGTGAACGTGAACAAGGCATAACTATTGATGTAGCGTATCGCTTTTTTTCAACAGAGCATAAGAAATATATTATTGCCGATACACCAGGGCATGAACAGTATACAAGAAACATGGTAACCGGTGCTTCAACAGCTGATCTTGCCATCATTTTAATTGATGCGCGCAAAGGTGTTTTAACTCAAACAAGAAGACATAGTTATATTGTCAACCTTTTGGGAATTAAACATATTGTTGTAGCTGTTAATAAGATGGATCTTGTTGATTACTCTTCTGAGCGTTTTGAAGAGATTGTACAAAGCTATAGTAATGAAGTGGCTAATAAGCTTGATCTTGAAGAGGTACATTTTGTACCAATCAGCGCCTTGGTTGGTGACAATATTGTTCATCGTAGTGAGCATATGCCTTGGTATAGCGGAAAATCTTTAATTGAACTTCTTGATAGTATTGAAATAGGCAAGAGTGAAGCTGATACGGAACTTAGATTTCTTGTGCAGTATGTCAACAGACCAAACCTTAATTTCAGGGGCTTTAGTGGAACAATTGCCTCTGGAACAATTCACGAGGGTGATGAGATTATGGTTCTTCCATCTAAAAAGAGAACCAAAGTCAAATCAATAGTTGCCCCATTTACAGATAATGGTAAGAAAGAGCAGACGCTTCATACCGTTACAGAGGCATCTGTACCTATGGCTGTAACGATTACAACAGAAGATGAAATAGATATCAGCCGTTCAGATGTAATAGTACATTCTAAAAATTGTGCCAGTGTCACTGACAAGGCTGATGCTATTATCGTATGGATGGATGATAATGAGTTGGTTTTAAAAGAAACATACGGTTTTAAAGGTGGTGCGTATCAGAGTGTATTGGCTGAAGTTGAAAAGATCCATTATGCAATTGATGTCAATACATTTGAACATAAACCATTGCAATCACTTGGATTGAATGATATCGCACATTGCCGTATCTCTCTTTCTCAACCTATTGTGTGTGATGCTTATAAAGATATCAAACGAACAGGAAGTTTTATTTTAATAGATAAAATCACCAACCGAACAGTTGGTGCCGGAATGATTGTCTCTACTGAAGTAGCAGAAGATGAGAAAGTAATACAAGGTGATATTAGTGATTTTGAAAAAGAGTTAAATGCATTGGTACGCAAATATTTTCCTCATTGGGGTGTACCAGATATTACACAGTTAAGGAGTGTGCAAAATGGCTAA
- the cysD gene encoding sulfate adenylyltransferase subunit CysD: MLDKNKISHLKRLEAESIEILREVASEFSNPVMMYSIGKDSSVMLHLALKAFYPGKIPFPLLHVDTLWKFKEMIEFRDSRVKELGLDLIVHVNPKGKEMDINPFIHGSSVHTDIMKTEALKQALNALGFDAIIGGARRDEEKSRAKERIFSFRGKNHRWDPKNQRPELWSIYNTQIHKGESVRVFPLSNWTELDIWQYIYLEDIPIVPLYYAKKRPVVEIDGVKIMVDDERMPAHLRAQAKEEIVRFRTLGCYPLTGAIESQADTLPKIIEEMLVSRTSERQGRLIDKDQEGAMEKKKIEGYF; the protein is encoded by the coding sequence ATGCTTGATAAAAATAAGATAAGTCATTTAAAGCGTTTAGAAGCAGAATCTATTGAGATATTAAGAGAAGTGGCATCGGAGTTTTCAAACCCCGTTATGATGTACAGTATTGGTAAAGATTCGTCTGTCATGTTGCATTTGGCTTTGAAAGCATTTTATCCTGGGAAAATTCCTTTTCCTCTTTTGCATGTCGATACACTTTGGAAATTCAAAGAGATGATTGAGTTTAGAGACAGTCGTGTCAAAGAGCTTGGGCTTGATTTAATTGTTCATGTCAACCCTAAGGGCAAAGAGATGGATATTAATCCATTTATACATGGTAGCAGTGTGCATACTGATATTATGAAAACAGAGGCACTCAAACAGGCACTTAATGCACTTGGGTTTGATGCAATTATTGGTGGTGCAAGGCGTGATGAAGAGAAGAGTCGGGCAAAAGAGCGTATCTTTTCATTTAGAGGGAAAAATCATCGCTGGGATCCAAAAAATCAGCGTCCAGAATTGTGGAGTATTTATAACACACAAATACATAAGGGTGAAAGCGTAAGAGTCTTTCCTCTTTCAAACTGGACGGAGCTTGATATTTGGCAGTATATTTATCTTGAAGATATACCTATAGTACCGCTTTATTATGCGAAGAAGCGACCAGTTGTAGAGATTGATGGAGTAAAAATTATGGTAGATGACGAGCGTATGCCTGCTCATTTGCGTGCTCAGGCAAAAGAGGAGATAGTACGTTTTAGAACACTTGGTTGTTACCCATTAACAGGTGCTATTGAATCACAGGCCGACACTCTGCCAAAGATTATTGAAGAGATGCTTGTAAGCCGTACTAGTGAGCGTCAGGGTCGTCTGATCGACAAAGATCAAGAAGGTGCAATGGAAAAGAAGAAAATAGAGGGGTACTTCTAA
- the cysK gene encoding cysteine synthase A, giving the protein MNVAENVTELVGNTPLVRIRNLTSSSELFGKCEFMNPTSSVKDRIAVSMIKEAIKSGKIDKESVIIEATSGNTGIALASAVAGLGLKLILTMPESMSVERRKLMSALGADIVLTSASKGMSGAVKKAEELAQKLQNAVLLRQFENPANPKIHSETTAEEIWKDTDGKVDILVAAVGTGGTITGIGEKLKSYNPSIQIIAVEPVDSPVLSGGKPGAHKIQGIGAGFVPDVLNTKIYDEVIQVSNDDAMATARRIAKEQGLLVGISSGANLYASSIVGNREENKGKVIVTILCDTGERYLSTELFSKPEQTDLELWGL; this is encoded by the coding sequence ATGAATGTAGCAGAAAATGTAACAGAGTTGGTAGGTAATACTCCTTTAGTAAGAATTAGAAATCTTACTTCTTCTAGTGAACTTTTTGGTAAGTGTGAATTTATGAATCCAACTAGTTCTGTAAAAGATCGAATTGCTGTAAGTATGATTAAAGAGGCAATAAAAAGCGGAAAGATAGATAAAGAGAGTGTAATTATTGAAGCAACAAGCGGAAATACAGGAATAGCACTAGCATCTGCTGTAGCAGGACTTGGATTGAAATTAATTTTAACAATGCCAGAGTCAATGAGTGTAGAGAGAAGAAAGCTAATGAGCGCATTAGGTGCAGATATTGTTTTAACTAGTGCATCAAAAGGTATGAGCGGTGCAGTAAAAAAGGCTGAAGAGTTAGCGCAAAAGCTACAAAATGCTGTATTGCTAAGACAATTTGAGAATCCGGCGAATCCAAAAATTCATTCTGAAACAACAGCAGAAGAGATTTGGAAAGATACAGACGGAAAAGTTGATATTTTAGTTGCAGCAGTAGGTACCGGCGGAACAATTACAGGTATTGGAGAGAAGCTTAAATCTTACAACCCTTCTATTCAAATTATTGCAGTAGAACCGGTTGATTCACCTGTGCTTTCTGGTGGAAAGCCTGGTGCGCATAAAATTCAGGGAATTGGTGCAGGTTTTGTACCTGATGTATTAAATACAAAAATTTATGATGAAGTAATTCAAGTCAGTAATGATGATGCAATGGCTACAGCTAGACGCATAGCAAAAGAGCAAGGGTTGTTAGTAGGTATTTCATCTGGAGCAAACCTTTATGCCTCTTCGATTGTAGGTAACAGAGAAGAGAATAAAGGCAAAGTAATAGTCACAATTTTATGTGATACCGGAGAGAGATACTTAAGTACAGAACTCTTTTCTAAGCCAGAACAGACAGACTTGGAGTTATGGGGGCTTTAA
- a CDS encoding nitrite/sulfite reductase produces the protein MAKETAAQRVERIKRTKDGLDVLDDILHYAQTGQEIDPDDIDRFKWYGLYTQNKSLQADDDPTLYFMLRVKLLGGLVTDDQLKTLAEISRDFARDTADFTTRQDVQFHWIEVKNLPEIFDRLQKAGLTTQMAAGDCPRNIVSCPVNGLDPKESADVRSIVRQINQLFDQKKRLFSNLPRKFKISVCGCHKHCTNPEIHDLSFVATPNDRHSDIFSVMVGGGLAKNKRFATHIGYAYAHQLPEIAEAVAVIFRDYGNRENRTKARLRHLIDAWGVEHFKNILENKILGYKLIKGSSHHLTPYPVRSHFGVHPSKEIGYNYIGCSVSTSGVGSGGLFSLYEVLKRIGATAIRITPTQDFIVTDVPEHKTVEAVSLLQEAGFTPFPSAFRSKTMACTGLKYCKFAISETKDRAEEIVKYLEKRFPDFKEPISISVNGCPNSCAHPHIVDIGLMGTIVKQNDVRHQGFELLFGGYLEGEDRSEFAIKSGIKVAPEDAAKVIGDIIEEYLGSNYISFRHYIKERFYEPETISAAS, from the coding sequence ATGGCTAAAGAGACAGCGGCACAAAGAGTTGAACGCATTAAGAGAACCAAGGATGGCTTGGATGTTTTAGACGATATCTTACACTATGCACAAACAGGTCAAGAGATTGATCCTGATGATATTGACCGGTTTAAATGGTATGGTCTTTATACACAAAACAAAAGTTTGCAAGCAGATGATGATCCGACTCTATATTTTATGCTAAGAGTCAAACTGCTTGGTGGATTGGTCACCGATGATCAGCTGAAGACTTTGGCAGAAATTTCTAGAGATTTTGCAAGAGATACTGCTGATTTTACAACTAGGCAAGATGTACAGTTTCACTGGATTGAGGTTAAGAATCTTCCTGAAATATTTGATCGTTTGCAAAAAGCTGGGCTTACAACACAAATGGCAGCAGGAGATTGTCCTAGAAATATTGTCAGTTGTCCTGTAAATGGGTTGGATCCTAAAGAGAGTGCTGATGTACGATCAATTGTTCGACAAATAAATCAACTATTTGATCAAAAAAAGAGGCTCTTTTCCAATCTGCCAAGAAAGTTTAAGATCAGTGTATGCGGATGCCATAAACATTGTACAAATCCTGAGATTCACGATCTTAGTTTTGTGGCAACACCAAATGATCGACATTCAGATATTTTTAGCGTAATGGTTGGTGGAGGGCTTGCCAAGAATAAGCGCTTTGCTACACATATTGGTTATGCTTATGCTCATCAACTTCCTGAGATTGCAGAAGCTGTTGCAGTCATTTTTCGAGATTACGGCAACAGAGAAAACCGTACCAAGGCTAGATTGAGACATTTAATAGATGCATGGGGAGTTGAACATTTTAAAAATATTCTTGAAAATAAGATATTGGGGTATAAACTTATTAAAGGATCATCACATCATTTGACACCATACCCAGTGAGATCACATTTTGGCGTGCATCCAAGCAAAGAGATAGGGTACAACTATATCGGCTGTTCTGTTAGTACCAGTGGTGTTGGTTCAGGTGGACTATTTTCTCTTTATGAAGTTTTAAAACGGATTGGTGCTACAGCTATTCGCATAACACCAACACAAGATTTTATTGTTACAGATGTACCTGAACATAAAACTGTAGAAGCTGTATCTTTATTGCAAGAGGCTGGTTTTACACCATTTCCATCGGCTTTCAGATCTAAAACAATGGCTTGTACAGGGTTAAAGTATTGTAAATTTGCAATTAGTGAAACCAAAGATCGTGCTGAAGAGATTGTTAAATATCTTGAAAAGCGTTTTCCTGATTTTAAAGAACCTATAAGTATAAGCGTAAATGGTTGTCCAAACAGTTGTGCCCATCCACATATTGTGGATATTGGATTAATGGGAACAATTGTCAAGCAAAATGATGTGCGTCATCAAGGTTTTGAGCTTCTGTTTGGTGGGTATCTTGAAGGTGAGGATCGAAGCGAGTTTGCTATTAAAAGTGGAATAAAGGTTGCTCCAGAGGATGCTGCAAAAGTTATAGGAGACATAATAGAAGAGTACCTTGGAAGCAACTATATTAGTTTTAGACACTATATTAAAGAGAGATTTTATGAACCAGAGACTATTTCAGCCGCTTCTTAA
- a CDS encoding DUF2061 domain-containing protein codes for MYEKPYRSVLKTISWRTLGTIDTILISYFITGDVSMAASIGGIELFTKMVLYYLHERGWSRLNIGRVKVKEPEYNI; via the coding sequence ATGTATGAAAAACCATACCGGAGTGTGCTTAAAACCATTTCTTGGCGCACTCTTGGAACAATAGACACAATTTTGATTTCATACTTCATTACAGGAGATGTCTCAATGGCGGCATCAATTGGTGGAATAGAATTGTTTACAAAAATGGTTCTTTACTACCTGCATGAAAGAGGGTGGAGCAGGTTGAATATTGGACGGGTTAAAGTAAAAGAGCCTGAATATAACATATAA
- a CDS encoding translation initiation factor — translation MARGTKLDLSFGSFGNGWEVDDLCPKCGENRSECICNNEKKILTPAEHRLVFKREKRRGKPVTLVGEFFIDKDEIKSLLKSIKKSLGSGGTFKDGWMELQGEKADVVRPLLQNAGYRFKK, via the coding sequence ATGGCACGCGGAACAAAACTAGATCTCTCTTTTGGATCATTTGGCAATGGGTGGGAGGTTGATGACCTCTGCCCTAAATGTGGTGAGAACCGAAGTGAATGCATCTGTAACAATGAGAAGAAAATTCTAACTCCAGCTGAACATCGACTTGTCTTTAAGCGTGAGAAACGGCGTGGAAAGCCAGTTACACTCGTTGGGGAGTTTTTCATAGATAAAGATGAAATCAAATCTTTATTAAAAAGTATTAAAAAAAGCCTAGGAAGCGGTGGAACCTTTAAAGATGGGTGGATGGAACTGCAAGGAGAAAAGGCTGATGTAGTTCGTCCACTTTTACAAAATGCTGGTTACCGTTTTAAAAAATAA
- a CDS encoding ABC-F family ATP-binding cassette domain-containing protein, with protein sequence MLQTVDLTKRFGGRVLFENVNLKLDAGKRYGLIGANGAGKSTFLKIVAGEEEPTSGEIIIGSGLKVGVLGQNQFAFEDFTIADAVLYGNKRLYDAIKEKERLYMEGNFDDDKVNERLGELEMICVEEDPMYEYDVRIKKILEELGFPEEQHTELMSSLPSADKFKVLLAQVLFPKPDILFLDEPTNNLDIHAIAWLEEQLKRHEGTMIVISHDRHFLNSVVTHILDLDFKTIREFTGNYDDWYIASNLLQKQREMERAKKLKEKEQLENFIRRFSANASKAKQATSRQKQLEKLDLSALQTSSRRDPSIVFRQRREIGKEALELENVSKKFDDHVVFENLTLKFNPGDKVALIGPNGVGKTTLCKMIMDDGLKPDSGEIRWGATVEPSYFPQDTTDRIKGTETLYEWLRSHDREADISEIRNCLGRMLFSGEEQEKSIEKISGGEKHRMMLSKMMLEQGNFLVLDEPTNHLDLEAIIALGEALYNFKGNVICVTHDRELIDAFANRIIEIKPNGEIVDFKGNYEEYAEFIGEAKN encoded by the coding sequence ATGTTACAAACAGTCGATTTGACCAAACGCTTTGGCGGGCGTGTTTTATTTGAAAATGTCAATCTTAAACTTGATGCAGGCAAGCGTTATGGCCTTATAGGAGCAAATGGTGCGGGAAAGAGTACCTTTTTGAAGATTGTTGCCGGTGAAGAGGAGCCAACAAGCGGTGAGATCATCATTGGAAGTGGTTTAAAAGTTGGGGTACTTGGACAGAACCAGTTTGCTTTTGAGGATTTTACCATTGCTGATGCAGTACTTTACGGTAACAAACGCCTTTATGATGCTATTAAAGAGAAAGAGCGTCTCTATATGGAAGGCAATTTTGATGATGATAAAGTCAATGAACGCCTTGGTGAATTAGAGATGATCTGTGTCGAAGAGGATCCAATGTATGAATATGATGTACGCATCAAAAAGATCCTCGAAGAGCTTGGATTCCCTGAAGAGCAGCACACTGAACTGATGAGCTCTTTGCCAAGTGCTGACAAATTTAAAGTGCTTTTAGCACAGGTACTCTTTCCAAAACCTGATATTCTCTTCCTTGACGAGCCTACAAACAACCTAGACATTCACGCAATTGCTTGGCTTGAAGAGCAGCTAAAACGACACGAAGGTACAATGATAGTTATTTCGCACGACCGTCACTTTCTAAACAGTGTTGTTACTCATATTCTTGACCTTGATTTTAAGACGATTCGAGAGTTTACGGGCAATTATGATGATTGGTATATTGCTTCAAACCTTCTGCAAAAGCAAAGAGAGATGGAGCGTGCAAAAAAGCTAAAAGAGAAAGAGCAGCTTGAAAACTTCATACGCCGCTTTAGTGCCAATGCTTCAAAGGCAAAGCAGGCAACAAGCCGACAAAAACAGCTTGAAAAGCTTGATTTAAGTGCTTTGCAAACATCAAGCAGGCGAGATCCAAGCATAGTTTTCCGTCAAAGACGTGAGATCGGAAAAGAGGCGTTGGAGCTTGAAAATGTAAGCAAGAAGTTTGATGACCACGTTGTGTTTGAAAATCTTACACTTAAATTTAATCCGGGCGATAAAGTTGCACTAATCGGTCCAAATGGTGTTGGTAAGACAACACTTTGTAAAATGATCATGGATGACGGCTTAAAACCTGACAGCGGTGAGATTAGATGGGGTGCAACAGTTGAGCCAAGCTACTTCCCGCAAGATACAACTGATCGCATTAAGGGTACTGAAACACTTTATGAGTGGCTAAGAAGTCACGATAGAGAAGCTGATATTTCAGAAATTCGCAACTGTCTTGGACGTATGCTATTTAGCGGTGAAGAGCAAGAAAAGAGCATTGAAAAAATAAGCGGTGGTGAGAAGCACCGTATGATGCTTAGTAAAATGATGTTGGAGCAAGGCAACTTCCTTGTACTTGATGAACCAACTAACCACCTTGACCTTGAAGCGATCATTGCACTTGGTGAAGCTCTTTATAACTTTAAAGGCAATGTCATTTGTGTTACCCACGACCGTGAGTTGATCGATGCTTTTGCAAATCGCATTATAGAAATTAAGCCAAATGGTGAGATAGTTGACTTCAAAGGCAACTATGAAGAGTATGCTGAGTTTATAGGTGAAGCGAAAAATTAA
- a CDS encoding aminotransferase class V-fold PLP-dependent enzyme encodes MNQRLFQPLLKSKDTRQELFDNTIGKRKSTYFDFTATGLGYHSIEERMAEVLEYYANTHSEEAYLAKTMQQCYENARSSLKSSLDLEDDFLIIPSGYGSTGAIKRFQELMGLYIPPAVCKRLGSKPDVPKKPLVVVGPYEHHSNELGFRESLCDIHRVPLTADGKVDLQNLENVLKKNRGREIIGSFCVASNATGIITPYEEISKLLRHYGAVVCFDAAATSPYMNISSYLFDAMFLSAHKLIGGPGACGLLVIRKDLVDTSIAPTYPGGGTVTYVSRTSHMFHKNPEIREDAGTPAVLQMIRAALAYQLRNEMGLVWIKEQKEKLYRYLVQHIQKNDQFKILGNPEAENIGIVSLIPKQMSPYALCQVLSQKFQIETRAGCACAGPYGHDLLGLEDDRDLSFKPGWLRISLHPIHTFEQIDHLVDALHKITNTKPFYKKQLKRLKF; translated from the coding sequence ATGAACCAGAGACTATTTCAGCCGCTTCTTAAAAGTAAAGATACCAGACAGGAGCTTTTTGACAACACAATTGGCAAACGCAAGTCAACCTATTTCGATTTTACAGCAACAGGGCTTGGTTATCATTCTATAGAAGAGCGTATGGCTGAAGTTTTGGAGTATTATGCCAATACACATTCAGAAGAAGCTTATTTAGCTAAAACTATGCAACAATGCTATGAAAATGCTCGAAGTTCATTAAAGAGTTCTCTTGATTTAGAAGATGATTTTTTAATTATTCCATCCGGATATGGATCAACGGGAGCCATTAAGCGTTTTCAAGAGTTGATGGGGCTTTATATTCCACCAGCTGTATGTAAGCGTCTTGGCAGCAAGCCAGATGTACCAAAAAAACCGTTGGTAGTAGTAGGTCCTTATGAACATCACTCCAATGAACTTGGTTTTCGGGAGTCTTTATGTGATATTCACCGTGTTCCTCTTACAGCTGATGGCAAAGTAGATTTGCAGAATTTAGAGAATGTTTTAAAAAAGAATAGAGGCAGAGAGATTATAGGTTCATTTTGTGTGGCATCCAATGCCACAGGGATTATAACTCCATATGAGGAGATTTCAAAACTTTTACGCCATTATGGTGCAGTAGTATGTTTTGATGCAGCGGCAACATCTCCTTATATGAATATTTCATCCTATCTATTTGATGCAATGTTTCTTTCTGCCCATAAACTTATTGGAGGTCCTGGAGCTTGCGGGCTTTTAGTGATTCGTAAAGATTTGGTAGATACATCGATTGCTCCGACTTACCCTGGAGGTGGTACGGTTACTTATGTAAGTCGTACAAGCCATATGTTTCATAAAAATCCTGAAATAAGAGAAGATGCAGGTACGCCTGCCGTATTGCAGATGATTCGAGCAGCATTAGCATATCAGCTAAGAAATGAGATGGGATTAGTTTGGATTAAAGAGCAAAAAGAGAAGTTATATAGATACTTGGTTCAACATATTCAAAAAAACGATCAATTTAAGATCCTTGGAAACCCTGAAGCTGAAAATATAGGGATTGTTTCACTGATTCCAAAACAGATGAGTCCTTATGCTTTATGTCAGGTTCTTTCACAAAAATTTCAGATAGAAACACGAGCAGGATGTGCCTGTGCTGGACCTTACGGGCATGATCTTTTAGGATTGGAAGATGATAGAGATTTATCATTTAAACCAGGTTGGCTTAGGATTTCACTTCATCCTATTCATACGTTTGAACAAATAGATCATTTAGTTGATGCATTACATAAAATAACTAATACAAAGCCGTTTTATAAGAAACAACTTAAACGGCTGAAATTTTAA